From Salvelinus namaycush isolate Seneca chromosome 9, SaNama_1.0, whole genome shotgun sequence:
tgtagtgatgcctcttgccctgagatgcaatgccttagactgctgtgccacttaAGATGTTTATTAGCGTTCTCCTGGCTACCCGCCAAACCCAGATGGTTAAGTGTTTCATCCCGCCAGAAAACGTTTCCACCGCTCCAGTCCAATAGCAGCAAGCTTTCCCACTCCATACAACACGTGGCAGTATGCATCATCTTAGGCTTGCgtagctgctcggccatggatagccctttcatgaagctccagactaaCAGTTCtcgtgctgacattgcttccaaaggcagtttggaactcagtactGAGCACTGTAACAGGACGATTTTTACGCTCTACAGCACTCAGAAGTCCCTTTCTGTGCGCTTGTGTGGTCTGCCTCTGCAaggttgttgctcctagacattttcaCTTAACAGCACTTAGtcgaccggggaagctctagcagggcagaatgacttgttggaaaggtggcatcctatgacggtgccacgttgaaagtcactgagcgctTAAGGCCAGTCTACTGCCAAAGTGTATCTAGTGTGTACTCAATTTTATAcagtcagcaacaggtgtggctgaaatagccaaagccactcatttgaaggggtgtccatatacatGCCCCATCTACCACAGCTAATTTTAGAACAGTAAATAAAGACAGGAGTAACATTATCACTTGGAATAGTGACAACCCAATTTAATTGGAGATTAATGAGATCTTGGCAAGTACATTTTACAAATACTATTTACAAGGAATACAATGAGAAAAACATAAAAAGTATAAAACAATGAGTCTTCAGTCTTGGAGCTATTTACAGGTTTGGAGATCAAGTTCCTGCTGTAAAGTACAAACAGAAAGGTCACGTTAGATAACCACTCAATTTGAAAAGCAACACTAAGGGGACATGGGCTAAAACAAACCAGTGTCACCGCTTACCTATAAACGATTCAACAGTGTATTCTGGATGTCCTCATAGACCTGGCTGTAGAGCTCTTCTTTAGATTTCAAACCATCCAAATACGCTGTAGCAGAATGTAAACACTGATCAGGACATTTGCCAGAAGAGATCGCTACTACCTAGCACCACTAAAATATCTACATAACTGCACAGCTTAAATTCAAGAATGCTTACTGACAAACAGAAAATTAAAATAGACACACTGATGGCCAAACAGCTTTCCACCATCTCTTTCCTGTGCTTTAAGTACATGGGCCACACATGGCCATCAAACAGCCCAGGAGGGTCTGGGACGGTGTATTGTCTTGTACTAAAAAGGAAACAAAATTACAAATTTCACAAGTCAAAATTATGCGACTCTTTTCAGCCAGAACACCCATACTATAGCTACATATGAATGTTAAGGATCTGAGATCTCCTTgttcccacctcctcctccttttgCACTCTTCATATGGAATGGAGATGTAGTAGCACTTGTTGTACACATCCATCAGGGACCTGGGGTGGGGAACAAGGTCACTTGTAATTCTACTAAACTCCCCTCCAATGTACAGTTCTAAGTCTACTTTAGTTAAATGCAGATCTAACCTCTACTTGTAGTCTGCAGCCTGTAATACAGATACCACACTTCTGGAGAAACACGTAATCCAGCAGCAAGGAGTGCgccatttagttagctagctgctaacaACCCACATGTGACAGCCCCAAATATTTGTTTTCATACAATTCTCAGAACCTAATCCTGACAGTCTTAACCATGACAACTAAAACTTGCAAGCCCTTCGAAACGCAATGGCCTAAATGATTGTTACGCAACGTAAACCAAACCATCAGATTACCACCCCCCTTTAAAAAAAAGACATGTTAGCTAGTACAATTCCAGTTAGCAGTGGTGCAGGTGAACTCACTTATAATTGTACAGAAGGAAGCCCTCCACGATCAGAATGTGGACCAGTTGATCTGGGTCAGCCACCTCCGTGGCAGGAGACACATTGACACCGTGGGAGCAGGCAAACTTCACTGGGTTCTCAGCCCATCCTCGTATTGTATTCGCCATGGCATCCATGTCCAATGCTGTGATCACTGCACAGAACATAGAAAGACAGGAAGGAAAGCAAAGTTCAGAAGGGATATAGCTGACTGAGACAATTTATTCAGTCTTGAATAATGGGAATTGTAGTCTTGGGGCAATATTAATGTTGTATGTACTATCAAATGACATTTTGAGTGATGGTTTGTAACACTGAGGGCCAAATACATTGGATGATCAGTTACTCTCCTACAGTGAAATCCAGGCTTACCATCCCACTGTCTAAAGCCGTCCGCCCCGACTTCTATATGATCAGGTTTCTGAAATAACAGTCACCAAAAACACATTGCTGCAACCGCAGGGTGATCTGTATACGGGCAGATCCCATTATATCAAGCCAGACACACAGCTGACACATGCAGGGATAATAACATGCGGAAGAGCACAGATGATCTACATTGGCATACATCATGGTTAATATTGTGAGTTTTGGATATTAGCTAAAACAGAAAGTCCAGGAGGTAATGTAGCAGCCCTTCCCTTGGCATGGTCATGCATTGCAAAAAGATAACCACATAGCTATGTTGTAGCCGAGGACAACGCTTACCCTGAAAAAGTCATCTTGATGCACCACACAAC
This genomic window contains:
- the LOC120053398 gene encoding nicotinamide riboside kinase 2-like, yielding MKCVIGIGGVTNGGKTTLTNRLIKSLPNCCVVHQDDFFRKPDHIEVGADGFRQWDVITALDMDAMANTIRGWAENPVKFACSHGVNVSPATEVADPDQLVHILIVEGFLLYNYKSLMDVYNKCYYISIPYEECKRRRSTRQYTVPDPPGLFDGHVWPMYLKHRKEMVESCLAITYLDGLKSKEELYSQVYEDIQNTLLNRL